The nucleotide sequence GAAGGCGCGGCTGCGGGCGCGTGTGCGGGAGGTGACCACGACATCGCCATCCTCGATGTGTTCGGCAAGATGTTGAACGACTTCGCGAAGGCCCGAGCCGGGATCGCGGAGGTAGAAGAAGGTGGCCGCCAGCGTGATGAGGACAAACCAGGTTCCGACGGCGGTGGCGAGTCGACGGTGGTTCTGGGCGGCGAGGACGCGGACGGCTTCGGTGAAAAGCAGGACGGCAGCCGGGGCGATGGAGATGAAGTAGCGTTCGGGGCCGATGAGGTCTTGTTTGTTGGTCATGCTGGCGAGAGTGATTCCGATCGGCGGAACGAGGAACCAGATCCACAGCAGCGGGAAGTGCGTGGTCGGTCGATCGATTGGCGCGAGGCGGCCTTTGCGCTTCCAGACAATGCGCGCGATCCAGATAGCGATGAAGCTGAGCGCCGCGATCACGAAGGCCGTATCCAGCACGTCCGTATGTGCGTAGCCATAATCGCCGAGGGAGAGTTTAGCGGCCTGGCGGAGCGCGGCGTAGAGTTTGAAACCACCCCACTCCATGATGCCGACCTTGGTTTGCTCCTTCTCCCAACCAACGATGAGCGGGGTCCAGATGATGAGCGGCGCGATGAGCCCCGCGGCGGCTCCGATCAGTCGATCGCGGAAGGTTTTCCACCGCGCGGCGACGTAGATGGCTCCGGCTCCGATGGCAAAGACGTGCAGCAGGTGGAGGGCGATTCCGAGGATTCCCGCCAGCGCCAGGTACACGGCGTAGCGTTTCTTTCCGGTGTCGAGATATCGAATCAGCGCAGAGAGGGAGCACGCGACGGTGAAGTACAGGCCGCTGTACATGCGGACATTGGTGCCCATCTGAAGAACGAACTGGTTGAAGCCGGCGAGCGCGAGGACGAGGAGGCCAAGGCGTTCGCCGAAGAGGTAGGCGCCCAGGCGCCAGACGACGAGGATGCCGAGGAAGGCGAAGACGGCGCTGGGAAAGCGAAGGGCGGTTTCGCTGGTGCCGGCAAGGTGGCTCCAGGCCTGGAGACCGAGGAAGTACCCGGGAACGTGGTTGCTGGCGAGGCGCTCGGCGATGACCTCGCGCGGCGTCTGGCC is from bacterium and encodes:
- a CDS encoding glycosyltransferase family 39 protein is translated as MWDSLLADRRRFAAVAGLLLLLIAGFQFGFLSHRSLWNDEFITLRVIGQTPREVIAERLASNHVPGYFLGLQAWSHLAGTSETALRFPSAVFAFLGILVVWRLGAYLFGERLGLLVLALAGFNQFVLQMGTNVRMYSGLYFTVACSLSALIRYLDTGKKRYAVYLALAGILGIALHLLHVFAIGAGAIYVAARWKTFRDRLIGAAAGLIAPLIIWTPLIVGWEKEQTKVGIMEWGGFKLYAALRQAAKLSLGDYGYAHTDVLDTAFVIAALSFIAIWIARIVWKRKGRLAPIDRPTTHFPLLWIWFLVPPIGITLASMTNKQDLIGPERYFISIAPAAVLLFTEAVRVLAAQNHRRLATAVGTWFVLITLAATFFYLRDPGSGLREVVQHLAEHIEDGDVVVTSRTRARSRAFEYYGLPGRPDAEAYEARDSDEAMDQWLRANAPKDGTLWIVYYGDWEDSRATEVPEETPDVYVPLDDLYIYGSTAVRPFRVQSTN